One stretch of Schistocerca gregaria isolate iqSchGreg1 unplaced genomic scaffold, iqSchGreg1.2 ptg000584l, whole genome shotgun sequence DNA includes these proteins:
- the LOC126316448 gene encoding uncharacterized protein LOC126316448 yields the protein MTFEPTGSPHVSSTNSSMMYTNTQYGDYVYSGGFGRRHASLQEGGVNSIQNTGTTTAYYGQGYTSGPSSSDGGQPCNVLSYGCAGVHASPWLVNYQDNVMIPIESAVQSILPNRGSQSFGIVDGMEGSTDSRTLSSSVVNTGNGKTEAVGNDEQQRSAVRPLLLVPDVNGTYINARGELENDQQIGGESPYIDTTNNGRAHPSNMNSNRPMSSSSYNPSQSSTSIPCMPPSHTQSLLLSSQKNDQYAPALNSTRPYLKPSDSLKPSSISTPYSEDKCESPSESLLNGEEASYKDENYDKNQFCGLDDDEIHGYNSRKLNKRHWGTGRKKIEIKYIDKKLKRQITFSKRKSGMMKKIRELATLTGTQALLVLVSETGHFYSYATSKLRSLVTDERKNIIKQALEEYDIIGLNEQRPPGYNC from the exons ATGACATTCGAGCCGACTGGTTCTCCACATGTGAGTTCGACGAATTCATCTATGATGTACACAAACACACAATATGGTGATTACGTGTATTCGGGTGGTTTCGGTAGACGACATGCAAGCTTACAAGAAGGGGGAGTCAACAGTATACAAAATACTGGTACGACAACAGCCTATTATGGACAAGGATACACGTCGGGGCCGTCTTCGAGCGATGGAGGACAGCCATGTAATGTTTTGTCGTATGGCTGCGCTGGTGTGCACGCATCTCCTTGGCTAGTGAATTACCAAGACAATGTAATGATTCCTATTGAGTCAGCAGTGCAATCAATTTTACCAAATAGAGGTAGTCAATCTTTTGGGATTGTAGATGGCATGGAGGGAAGTACTGACAGCCGAACTCTATCGAGCAGCGTCGTCAACACGGGGAATGGAAAGACAGAAGCTGTTGGTAATGATGAACAACAACGATCCGCCGTTCGTCCGCTACTTCTTGTCCCTGATGTGAACGGTACATACATTAATGCTCGAGGAGAACTAGAAAATGACCAACAAATAGGTGGTGAGTCACCTTACATCGACACTACGAACAATGGAAGGGCTCACCCTTCTAACATGAATAGCAATAGACCAATGTCGTCATCATCTTATAATCCCTCTCAATCTAGCACATCTATACCTTGCATGCCTCCCTCTCACACACAATCTCTTCTTCTCTCATCTCAAAAAAATGACCAATACGCACCTGCTCTCAACTCCACCCGTCCCTATCTCAAGCCCTCTGATTCCCTCAAGCCGTCATCCATTTCTACCCCTTACTCCGAAGACAAATGCGAATCTCCCTCTGAATCTCTTCTCAACGGAGAGGAAGCCTCCTACAAAGACGAGAACTATGATAAAAATCAATTCTGCGGTCTTGATGACGATGAAATACATGGGTACAATTCTCGCAAGCTCAACAAACGCCATTGGGGCACTGGTAGAAAGAAGATTGAGATTAAATATATCGATAAAAAGCTTAAACGTCAAATCACGTTCTCCAAACGCAAATCCGGGATGATGAAGAAG ATACGTGAACttgctacacttacaggcacacAGGCATTGCTGGTACTTGTCTCGGAAACTGGACATTTTTACTCTTATGCTACTTCTAAACTTAGGAGCTTGGTAACCGATGAGAGAAAAAACATCATCAAGCAGGCTCTCGAAGAATACGACATCATTGGACTTAACGAGCAGCGACCTCCAGGTTATAATTGCTAA
- the LOC126316430 gene encoding uncharacterized protein LOC126316430, translating to MLRQFISRSAREFFKGFKQKCGNLRYSTESFAQEPSTARALVPKKSRWFRRTLVCAVFAGVGIWVTDMWINDDFDSVYEYWRKRLPMEERINRPKVVIIGSGWGGMSVLRKLHTDKYNVTMVSPNNYFLFTPLLASTTSGLLEERSILESVRRYCNKEGKDEVRFVEMEVTEVDPVGQKVICEDKSRVRGKVSKIELEYDYLVMAPGAKPATFNIPGVEENAICMKTIADSRNIRDRVIDCFETASIPGQSPDEISRLLHFVVVGGGPSGVEYTAELHDFVKNDLKKTYPDVSSNVRISLVEALPKILPMFDSMLIDYVEKRFREKLNIDVWTKYMVNRIEERSMVVKKQDTGEVISIPFGMLVWVTGNSPRSITLDLIEKLGPSFQPTRRGLNIDDHLRVVGTTNIFSIGDCTFRPGYPATAQVASQQGYYLARLFNQYANFLAEQRVSHPDQSTGNADVFSSVLGEHNKFIFKSLGSLAYIGENSAIADLGSKGKSKGFATWILWRSVYLSKLLSLRNRISVLSDWCKVTLFGRDVSRG from the exons ATGTTGAGGCAGTTTATCTCGAGGTCTGCCCGTGAATTTTTTAAGGGATTTAAGCAGAAATGCGGTAATTTGAGATACAGCACAGAGTCTTTTGCACAGGAGCCGTCAACAGCTAGAGCATTGGTACCCAAAAAGTCGAGATGGTTTCGCCGGACGTTAGTTTGTGCGGTATTTGCAGGAGTTGGGATTTGGGTCACAGATATGTGGATCAACGATGATTTTGATTCGGTCTACGAGTATTGGAGGAAGCGACTACCAATGGAGGAGAGAATCAACAG GCCCAAAGTAGTGATTATAGGATCTGGATGGGGTGGAATGAGTGTGTTGAGGAAGTTGCATACGGACAAGTATAACGTGACGATGGTGTCGCcgaacaattattttttgtttacaCCGCTGCTGGCCAGCACAACGTCGGGGTTGTTAGAGGAGAGGTCGATTTTAGAGTCCGTTAGGAGGTACTGCAACAAGGAGGGAAAGGATGAGGTGAGGTTCGTGGAGATGGAGGTGACAGAGGTGGATCCAGTGGGACAGAAGGTGATTTGCGAGGACAAGTCGAGAGTGAGGGGAAAAGTCTCGAAGATTGAATTAGAATATGACTATTTGGTGATGGCTCCAGGAGCAAAGCCGGCGACATTTAACATTCCTGGGGTTGAAGAGAATGCAATTTGTATGAAGACAATAGCTGATTCAAGGAATATAAGAGATCGGGtgatagactgttttgagacagcATCGATCCCAGGGCAGTCTCCGGACGAGATAAGTCGGCTGTTACATTTTGTGGTGGTGGGAGGAGGACCATCCGGGGTGGAGTACACGGCGGAATTGCACGATTTTGTCAAGAACGATTTGAAAAAGACCTACCCGGATGTAAGCAGCAACGTGAGAATTTCATTGGTGGAGGCGCTGCCGAAGATACTGCCAATGTTCGACAGCATGTTGATTGACTATGTGGAAAAACGCTTCCGTGAGAAATTGAATATTGATGTGTGGACAAAATATATGGTCAATCGTATTGAAGAAAGATCTATGGTAGTGAAAAAACAAGATACAGGTGAAGTTATCAGCATTCCATTTGGTATGCTCGTTTGGGTTACTGGCAATTCGCCGCGTAGTATTACACTTGATTTGATTGAAAAGCTTGGCCCTTCTTTCCAGCCGACTCGCCGTGGACTGAATATCGACGATCATCTGCGTGTAGTTGGTACAACAAATATTTTCTCAATTGGAGATTGTACCTTTAGGCCCGGATATCCTGCTACCGCTCAAGTCGCGTCTCAGCAAGGTTACTATCTCGCACGTCTTTTCAACCAATATGCCAATTTCCTCGCGGAGCAAAGGGTCTCTCACCCAGACCAGTCCACCGGAAATGCAGATGTATTCTCCTCTGTACTTGGAGAGCACAACAAATTCATTTTTAAGTCTCTCGGTAGCCTCGCCTATATTGGGGAAAACAGCGCCATAGCTGACCTCGGTTCGAAAGGTAAATCCAAAGGATTCGCTACTTGGATACTTTGGAGAAGCGTCTACCTTTCCAAGCTGCTCTCGCTCCGCAACCGAATATCCGTGCTCTCGGATTGGTGCAAAGTCACCTTATTTGGACGCGACGTCTCTCGCGGTTGA
- the LOC126316436 gene encoding nuclear migration protein nudC-like isoform X2 has product MYKNGINIKENDGQQYGWSQTTKELTIYVEFSPPLKSISEIAVEITSQSISVRRKTAPEGEYILKGKLWKPIKVDESTWHVEDRKLLTIELMKLNRLEWWNCAIVGHKEVDTTKLQPEVSTDVSDLDSKTQELVNKMMFDNRQKAMGLPTSDELKKQEMLKKFAEQHPEFDFSKAKIQ; this is encoded by the exons ATGTACAAAAACGGCATTAACATAAAAGAAAATG ATGGCCAGCAATACGGATGGTCGCAGACGACTAAGGAGCTTACAATATATGTCGAATTTTCTCCTCCACTAAAATCCATCAGCGAAATCGCAGTTGAAATAACTTCACAATCTATCAGCGTGCGACGTAAGACGGCACCTGAAGGTGAATATATACTTAAAGGAAAATTATGGAAGCCAATTAAGGTAGATGAATCTACGTGGCACGTGGAAGATCGCAAGTTGCTTACGATAGAGTTGATGAAACTGAATCGTCTGGAGTGGTGGAACTGTGCAATAGTTGGACATAAAGAAGTAGATACAACAAAGTTGCAGCCAGAGGTATCGACCGATGTAAGCGATTTAGATAGCAAAACACAAGAATTAGTGAACAAAATGATGTTTGATAACAGGCAGAAGGCGATGGGACTGCCCACGAG CGACGAGCTGAAGAAGCAGGAAATGCTGAAGAAGTTTGCGGAGCAGCATCCAGAGTTTGACTTTTCTAAGGCAAAAATCCAG TGA
- the LOC126316436 gene encoding nuclear migration protein nudC-like isoform X1 produces MYKNGINIKENDGQQYGWSQTTKELTIYVEFSPPLKSISEIAVEITSQSISVRRKTAPEGEYILKGKLWKPIKVDESTWHVEDRKLLTIELMKLNRLEWWNCAIVGHKEVDTTKLQPEVSTDVSDLDSKTQELVNKMMFDNRQKAMGLPTSDELKKQEMLKKFAEQHPEFDFSKAKIQVRKDAYTHECI; encoded by the exons ATGTACAAAAACGGCATTAACATAAAAGAAAATG ATGGCCAGCAATACGGATGGTCGCAGACGACTAAGGAGCTTACAATATATGTCGAATTTTCTCCTCCACTAAAATCCATCAGCGAAATCGCAGTTGAAATAACTTCACAATCTATCAGCGTGCGACGTAAGACGGCACCTGAAGGTGAATATATACTTAAAGGAAAATTATGGAAGCCAATTAAGGTAGATGAATCTACGTGGCACGTGGAAGATCGCAAGTTGCTTACGATAGAGTTGATGAAACTGAATCGTCTGGAGTGGTGGAACTGTGCAATAGTTGGACATAAAGAAGTAGATACAACAAAGTTGCAGCCAGAGGTATCGACCGATGTAAGCGATTTAGATAGCAAAACACAAGAATTAGTGAACAAAATGATGTTTGATAACAGGCAGAAGGCGATGGGACTGCCCACGAG CGACGAGCTGAAGAAGCAGGAAATGCTGAAGAAGTTTGCGGAGCAGCATCCAGAGTTTGACTTTTCTAAGGCAAAAATCCAGGTACGTAAGGATGCATATACGCATGAGTGTATATGA
- the LOC126316435 gene encoding uncharacterized protein LOC126316435, with protein sequence MNSSIYKRLALINWNSCKLFRRDAREFYDTVTKPGQEPYSGRAWRMSELRLKSFSDLHKLWFVLLKERNMLLTERLRSRSIRTERFRYPMRLKKTRLSMARIKVVLAERSKVYTEAKHQVLMMYQQQKKKLLQEKREQLIKQFEALEARKEGMANTKNEPLKEQTKDVPTGQDGSSPQMVREWPTKHTL encoded by the exons ATGAATAGCTCCATCTATAAACGATTAGCCCTTATCAACTGGAACAGTTGTAAACTTTTTCGGCGTGATGCAAGAGAATTCTATGACACCGTCACAAAACCGGGACAAGAACCTTATTCTG GCCGCGCTTGGAGAATGTCCGAGCTTCGCCTGAAATCCTTCAGCGACTTGCACAAACTCTGGTTCGTtctgctgaaagaaaggaacatGTTGCTAACCGAACGACTGCGTTCACGTAGCATACGAACTGAAAGATTTCGGTATCCAATGCGCCTAAAAAAGACCAGACTGTCCATGGCAAGGATCAAGGTCGTCCTGGCAGAACGCTCTAAAGTGTATACAGAAGCAAAGCACCAAGTTTTGATGATGTATCAACAGCAAAAGAAAAAGTTGCTTCAGGAAAAAAGAGAGCAGCTTATCAAGCAATTTGAGGCGCTCGAAGCTAGAAAAGAAGGAATGGCTAATACTAAGAACGAGCCCTTGAAGGAACAGACGAAAGATGTGCCCACTGGTCAAGATGGCTCAAGTCCGCAAATGGTAAGGGAATGGCCAACCAAACACACGCTGTAA